A genomic window from Ignavibacteria bacterium includes:
- a CDS encoding fibronectin type III domain-containing protein, giving the protein MNNNFLFLSPRRVFILLTSYFLLCNWSCKEYENDNPYDTDVKLPAPTNVSATMYADTAVMLQWKYVKKYLPRVQFIIELSTNNAAFEQVGLTDKGATTYTHRSSFSVSNSYSYRIRARADINNGAYSRNSDTLHISFYAPNSLTATFLADTAVQLQWRDNSNYETGFLIEQGTNGTNYTLVDSVNANITSKTLSGVFLTLQTYYFRVRAKSSHNFSSYVAKNGSPTFPAPTNLTATFLADTSVALNWTDNSNFETGFLIE; this is encoded by the coding sequence ATGAATAACAACTTCCTTTTCCTCTCGCCACGGCGAGTTTTCATCCTTCTTACTTCTTACTTCCTCCTTTGTAACTGGAGTTGCAAGGAGTATGAAAACGATAATCCCTATGATACGGATGTAAAACTCCCCGCGCCCACAAACGTAAGCGCAACGATGTACGCCGATACTGCTGTTATGCTCCAATGGAAATATGTGAAAAAGTATTTACCTCGCGTGCAGTTTATTATTGAACTCAGCACCAACAACGCCGCGTTTGAACAAGTAGGGTTGACCGACAAAGGAGCAACAACCTATACACACCGCAGTAGTTTTTCTGTTAGCAACAGTTACTCCTACCGCATACGAGCGCGAGCGGACATAAACAACGGCGCATACTCCCGCAACTCCGATACGCTGCACATCAGTTTTTATGCTCCCAATAGTTTAACTGCAACATTTCTCGCTGATACTGCAGTGCAATTACAATGGCGTGACAACAGCAATTATGAAACGGGATTCTTGATTGAGCAGGGAACAAACGGAACAAATTACACACTTGTTGATTCTGTAAATGCAAACATTACATCAAAAACTTTGAGCGGAGTTTTTCTTACTTTGCAAACGTATTATTTTCGAGTGCGAGCAAAATCGTCTCACAACTTTAGCAGTTATGTTGCAAAAAATGGCTCTCCGACTTTCCCCGCACCGACCAATTTAACTGCTACTTTCCTTGCTGATACTTCCGTTGCATTAAACTGGACTGACAACAGTAATTTTGAAACGGGATTTCTGATTGAGC